The following is a genomic window from Methylomarinum vadi.
TATGGTGGTTTGGGGGTGGTGATTTTTTCCGTTGCATTGTTGTTCCTGGACCAAGGCATCGCTACCCGGCGCCTCGCCATGGGCGATATCAGCGATAACCGCGACATCCTCGGCAATGCCCGCAGCCATTCGATCAAATTACTCATCGTCTATTGCGCGCTGACTCTGCTCACGATCATCTTGCTACTGTTGGCGGGAAGCAATCCGTTGAGCGCGGTGACCCATGCGCTAAGCGGCATTTCGACCGGCGGATTTTCCATTTACGATGCCAGCCTCGCCGCCATCGATCCCTGGTTGGTCCAATTCCTGATCGTGTTTTGCGGCGTGCTGGGCGCCATTTCGTTACCCTTTTATTATCGCTTTGCCCGCAACGGCGTTAAAGAGTTGTCATACAACCTGGAAATCCGCGCCCTGCTGTTGTTGTCGTTTGCCGTGATCGGTTTGCTTTTTTTTTTGCGGCAAGGATAGTGGCCTGGATGCTATCGCCCGCCTTAAAAGTGCGGTGGTCATGGGGCTGTCGGCCCAGACCACGACCGGCTTCGCCAATGTCGATGTCGCCGCCCTGGATAATGCTTCCAAATTAAGTCTGATTTTTTCGATGTTGGTGGGCGGTTCGATCGGATCGACCGCGGGCGGCATCAAAATTCTCCGTTTACTGATCGTCCTGCGGCTACTGCAGTTTTTCATTCAGCGCACCGCGCTGCCGGCCCATGCCGTGCTGGAGCGGCAATTGAGCAACGATAAACTGGAAGCCGACGAGATTGAAAGAGTGTTGATGCTGATCCTGATCTTCGCCGGCACGGTATTCGGTTCCTGGTTGCCGTTCTTGATAATGGGGTATGATCCATTAGACGCCTTGTTTGAAGTGGTTTCGGCGTGTTCGACCACGGGCCTGTCGACAGGCATCAGTTCGCCCCATCTCGAAGCGGGCCTGAAAT
Proteins encoded in this region:
- a CDS encoding potassium transporter TrkG; amino-acid sequence: MGLSAQTTTGFANVDVAALDNASKLSLIFSMLVGGSIGSTAGGIKILRLLIVLRLLQFFIQRTALPAHAVLERQLSNDKLEADEIERVLMLILIFAGTVFGSWLPFLIMGYDPLDALFEVVSACSTTGLSTGISSPHLEAGLKWVLIIDMLLGRVEFLAFLLFMYPRTWLKVGSKT
- a CDS encoding potassium transporter TrkG, with protein sequence MTLSDVSRALAQPVRYRVLTRYLARIGLVVIVLRLVPILVAGIDGDWRFMFSQVIMLTALGAICLPLSRLKAPEGIKDNEVLVISALSFFLSAASGALPFFGEGLTPIDALFEAVSGVTTTGLSTMGQVQQHSTGFLFSRAWMQWYGGLGVVIFSVALLFLDQGIATRRLAMGDISDNRDILGNARSHSIKLLIVYCALTLLTIILLLLAGSNPLSAVTHALSGISTGGFSIYDASLAAIDPWLVQFLIVFCGVLGAISLPFYYRFARNGVKELSYNLEIRALLLLSFAVIGLLFFLRQG